Genomic DNA from Nitratidesulfovibrio vulgaris str. Hildenborough:
GTCGGGCAGGGCGGCAATCCATGCCGCGATACTCTCACCTTCGGTCATTCCCGACTCGTTTCCGCTGTCTCCGGAAGCGACGGGTACGGCGGCATCCTGCACGGACGGCCCCTGCACGTTGTCGCCGACGCCTCCCGCTGCATCCGACGCCGACATACCGTCTGAAGGCTCATCGACAGTCGTGGCGACGATGCCGTCAGGCTCGACCGCCGCTTCATCGGCAGCCGGAGTGACCGCCGCCACCGGCTCGACAGGAGCAACAGGTGAAGCGGGGGCTGCGGGGGCAGCAGGGACCGCGCCGCCACCGGCCATGATGGCATCAATGGTGGTGATGAGCGACTCGATGGCAACGTCGCCTTCCTGCCCGGAGCTTTCGAGGTTGTCGATCATCTGGCGCAAGGCGTCTGTCACGGCAAGGATGACGTCCATGATCTCGGATGTGACGACCATGGCACCCTTGCGGAGTTCATCGAGGATGTTCTCCGCCCTGTGGGCCAGCTGATTCATGCGGTTGAGGCCCAGAAAGCCCGATGCCCCCTTGAGCGAGTGCATCGGCCTGAAGATCTCGTTCAGCAGCGCGAGGTTGTCAGGAGCCTTCTCGAGTTCGAGCAGGTTCGGCTCGATGGTTTCGAGATGCTCTTTGGCTTCGACGATGAAATCGGCGAATATTTCCGGATCCATATATTCCTGAGTCATATCCTCACCTCTGCTCTCCGTGGAACCCCGAAACCGGCAGGGAAGCTACGCCGCATATCTGGCCTGCGCAAGTGCCCTGCATCGTTCCTTATCGGCTAGCCGAGCAACATCTTTATGTTCTTGACCATCTTTTCAGGTTGAGCGGGCTTGACCATGTAGAGGTTGGCCCCGAGGCTCATGCCCATCTGGATGTCCTTCTCCTGCCCTTCGGTGGAGAGTACCACGATGGGAAGGTTACGATAGGTATCCTGCTCACGCACGGTCTTGATGAACGTGAAGCCGTCCATGCGGGGCATGTTGACGTCGGAGATGATGAGGTCGACGCCCTCGGACGAATAGAGCTTTTCGAGACCGTCAAGTCCGTCTTCCGCCGTGGTCACCTTGAAGCCTTCCTTCTTCATGATGAAGGCGACGAGGTTACGGACGGTCTTCGAATCGTCGACGATGAGTATATGCTTGCTCATGTGTGCCTCCTAGCGTTTCAGGACGCTTTCCACGATACGATCGACTGAGATGATGCCCACCAGCCGTTCACCGGCCTTGAGCAGCCCGGACACGAAGTCGACATTGATACCGAGATGCGATTCCACAGCCCAGTCTATGTCATTTTGCGACACCCTGTACATGGTGTGTACGCGTTCTATCATCAGTCCCACCTGCAACCCGTGCCTGCGGCAGACCACGATGAACCTGTCATCGTCGGCCCCGGTGGCCTGCACTTCGAGCAGGTCGCGCAAACGTACCAGCGGAGTGACCCGCCCGCGCAGGTTGATGATTCCGGCAAGATACGCAGGGGCGGCAGGCAACCTCGTAGGCGTCTGGAACCTGATGACCTCCTGGACGGCGACGCTGGGAACGGTGTATTCCTGCTCCCCCAGAAAGAAGGCCACCATCTGCAGTTCCGCCTCCTGGCGGATGATGACATCCAGCGGTGGTTCGCCGTCGGTCGCCGTCTCTACGGCGGCACCTGCGTCGATACCGATACGCTTGAGGATGTCGCCCTCCTCCACGCCGAGGTACTTCTGCATGAACGCCCTCTCCGCCGCGGAAAAACCCTCGCCGCGACCGGTGGCCCCCAGTTCGAAGTCCTGCTGCTGGAAATATTCCTCCGGTGATTTCACCATAATGCCGTCACTTCATCGGCCAGTTGCTCGTAGCCTTTAGCGCCACGGCTGGCCGGGTCGATGTCATATATGACGCGCCCTTGCGCGCTTGCTTCACGAAACCGCGTGTCCACACCGATGACCGAGGCGAACATGCGAGGCCCCAGCTTCCGTCCCAGCAATTCCAGCACCCGCGTGCAGGCCTTGGCGCGCCGGTCGTACATGGTAGCCAGCGCCATGTAGCGCACGGGCTGCGGCAAGACCTTGTTGAGCACCCGTATGGTATCGAACAGCAACTTCAGGCCATGCAGGGCGAGAAAGTCCGTCTGAATGGGGATGACCAGCAAGTCTGCGGCAACCAGCGCATTCACCAGCAGAATGCCCACATGCGGCGGACAGTCGAGCAGGATGTAGTCGTAACGGTCGCGGACGAGCGATACGGCATCCTGCAGGATGGCCCCCT
This window encodes:
- a CDS encoding response regulator, giving the protein MSKHILIVDDSKTVRNLVAFIMKKEGFKVTTAEDGLDGLEKLYSSEGVDLIISDVNMPRMDGFTFIKTVREQDTYRNLPIVVLSTEGQEKDIQMGMSLGANLYMVKPAQPEKMVKNIKMLLG
- a CDS encoding chemotaxis protein CheW, with amino-acid sequence MVKSPEEYFQQQDFELGATGRGEGFSAAERAFMQKYLGVEEGDILKRIGIDAGAAVETATDGEPPLDVIIRQEAELQMVAFFLGEQEYTVPSVAVQEVIRFQTPTRLPAAPAYLAGIINLRGRVTPLVRLRDLLEVQATGADDDRFIVVCRRHGLQVGLMIERVHTMYRVSQNDIDWAVESHLGINVDFVSGLLKAGERLVGIISVDRIVESVLKR
- a CDS encoding ParA family protein, which encodes MGAKVIAIANQKGGVGKTTTTLSLGAALARKGLRVLIIDLDPHACASVHLRFYPEELDATVHDLFMAEPAAYGELWKRIVRRNEGQDWDVVAASIRLSELEVDLKNRKGKGAILQDAVSLVRDRYDYILLDCPPHVGILLVNALVAADLLVIPIQTDFLALHGLKLLFDTIRVLNKVLPQPVRYMALATMYDRRAKACTRVLELLGRKLGPRMFASVIGVDTRFREASAQGRVIYDIDPASRGAKGYEQLADEVTALW